A stretch of the Meiothermus cerbereus DSM 11376 genome encodes the following:
- a CDS encoding ferritin-like domain-containing protein: MNRREMLKQTGVMGTGLVLGGVMGACATTPGMSQGPNQDVAILNFALNLEYLEAAFYLAAVGRINEIKTIGGSAEIRLPSGFDGTSPIPGLSPDVLQYAQEIAEDELAHVKFLRQALGSAAVNRPVIDLDQAFRAAGSAASGGAITNFNPFANELFFIHGAFIFEDVGVTAYKGAARLITDKNNVLDPAAGILAVEAYHAGVIRLLLYDRKNMMVTPSLTVEQVVDAISNLRASVGGGKDEGITKMGKANLVVADANAVAFGRTTSEVLKIVYLNGSANVSMGGFFPMGLNGPIKTT; this comes from the coding sequence ATGAACCGCAGGGAGATGCTGAAGCAGACCGGTGTGATGGGTACTGGTTTGGTCTTGGGGGGTGTGATGGGTGCTTGTGCCACCACCCCTGGTATGAGCCAGGGCCCCAACCAGGATGTGGCCATCCTCAACTTTGCCCTCAATCTGGAGTACCTCGAGGCCGCCTTTTACCTGGCCGCGGTGGGGCGCATCAACGAGATCAAGACCATCGGCGGCAGTGCCGAAATCCGCCTGCCTTCAGGCTTCGATGGAACCAGCCCGATTCCCGGCCTGAGCCCGGACGTGCTCCAATATGCCCAGGAAATTGCCGAGGACGAGCTGGCCCATGTGAAATTCCTTCGCCAGGCCCTGGGGTCGGCTGCGGTCAATCGTCCGGTTATTGACCTCGACCAGGCCTTCCGGGCTGCCGGGAGTGCCGCCAGCGGCGGGGCCATCACCAATTTCAACCCCTTCGCAAACGAGCTCTTCTTCATTCACGGGGCTTTTATTTTTGAGGATGTGGGCGTCACCGCCTACAAGGGCGCAGCCAGGCTCATCACCGACAAGAACAACGTCCTGGATCCAGCCGCGGGAATTCTGGCGGTGGAGGCCTACCACGCTGGGGTCATCCGGCTGCTGCTGTACGATCGCAAGAACATGATGGTTACCCCAAGCCTCACCGTGGAGCAGGTGGTAGACGCCATCAGCAACCTGCGCGCCAGCGTGGGCGGCGGTAAGGATGAGGGCATTACCAAGATGGGCAAGGCCAACCTGGTGGTCGCCGATGCCAACGCGGTGGCCTTTGGGCGCACCACCAGCGAGGTGCTCAAAATCGTCTACCTCAACGGCAGCGCCAACGTAAGCATGGGTGGCTTCTTCCCGATGGGGCTCAACGGCCCGATCAAGACCACCTGA
- a CDS encoding anti-sigma factor domain-containing protein produces MKPEEVRELLPLYALGALEPEERERLEAALKGYPELWAEAKALQETAADLAGLVPPDPVPPGLEQKVMARLRPSRRLVLPAWLSRAAALLLLLGLGYSGGWSAFWLLSLRDPQTRVVALASPKGEVVGRVIQRGDKLALVLLDRWPPRGQVFQAWGLVQGSPTPLPTFRTPLKSLRLPLEAEALAVSLEPPGGSRQPTTLLGLPQ; encoded by the coding sequence GTGAAGCCTGAGGAAGTGCGCGAACTCCTGCCCTTGTATGCCCTGGGGGCTTTAGAGCCCGAGGAGCGGGAGCGGCTCGAGGCCGCCCTCAAGGGTTATCCCGAGCTCTGGGCCGAGGCCAAGGCCCTGCAGGAGACCGCCGCCGACCTGGCCGGTCTGGTTCCCCCAGACCCAGTACCCCCAGGTCTGGAGCAAAAGGTCATGGCCCGCCTGCGGCCTTCCCGGCGCCTTGTCCTTCCTGCCTGGCTGAGCCGGGCTGCGGCGCTGTTGCTGCTGCTGGGGCTGGGCTACAGCGGGGGGTGGAGTGCTTTCTGGTTGCTTTCGCTGCGTGACCCCCAGACCCGGGTGGTCGCCCTGGCCAGCCCTAAAGGCGAGGTGGTCGGACGGGTCATCCAGCGCGGGGATAAGCTGGCCCTGGTCCTGCTCGACCGCTGGCCCCCCCGGGGTCAGGTTTTCCAGGCCTGGGGACTGGTTCAGGGAAGCCCCACCCCCCTGCCCACCTTCCGTACCCCGCTTAAGAGCCTGCGCCTTCCCCTGGAAGCAGAAGCCCTGGCGGTCTCGCTCGAGCCCCCGGGTGGAAGCCGTCAGCCCACCACCCTGCTGGGTCTACCCCAGTAG
- a CDS encoding sigma-70 family RNA polymerase sigma factor, with translation MSLEAFSDEALLALAAKGEEAALQQIFRRYAGAFLGLARRMGLDSASREDVVQEVFSKIWRNAREFDPKRASARAWLLAIAHHTTVDQLRRLEARPQALEPTEDEPEAFDLPGPGLDEEHHLDRIRLRQALARLEPEEREVIEVLFFQGYAHQEAARKLDIPLGTLKTRARRALSRLKEELREA, from the coding sequence ATGAGCCTCGAGGCCTTCTCCGATGAAGCGTTGCTGGCTTTGGCGGCCAAAGGAGAGGAAGCCGCCTTGCAGCAGATTTTCCGGCGCTATGCGGGGGCTTTTCTGGGCCTGGCCCGGCGCATGGGCCTTGACTCGGCCAGTCGAGAGGACGTGGTGCAGGAAGTTTTTAGCAAAATCTGGAGGAATGCCCGGGAGTTTGACCCCAAGAGGGCCTCGGCCCGGGCCTGGTTGCTGGCGATTGCCCATCACACCACGGTCGATCAGCTGCGCCGTCTGGAGGCCCGCCCGCAAGCCCTGGAACCCACGGAGGATGAGCCCGAGGCCTTCGACCTTCCCGGCCCCGGACTCGACGAGGAGCATCATCTGGACCGCATCCGGCTTCGTCAGGCGCTGGCTCGCCTGGAGCCCGAGGAGCGGGAGGTCATCGAGGTGCTATTTTTCCAGGGCTATGCCCACCAGGAGGCCGCCCGCAAGCTCGACATTCCCCTCGGCACCCTTAAGACCCGGGCTCGCCGAGCGCTTTCCCGCCTAAAGGAGGAGCTACGTGAAGCCTGA
- a CDS encoding CHRD domain-containing protein, translated as MRRRLFLGGMGASLAVLGLGGVQAQGMGGFVRAVLLNGAEVVPNPVNTSALAVVRLELMGSSLSIQGAVANLAGPFRDYTRDPVDDPALNARLTSAVHLHRGAKGQNGPLLQALKVMSAPDGRSATFMDRLELSLDDLNRLYRGELYFDIHTAAFRAGELRGQIQINPT; from the coding sequence ATGCGGCGTCGCTTGTTTCTAGGTGGCATGGGGGCCAGCCTGGCCGTGCTGGGCCTGGGGGGTGTACAGGCCCAGGGGATGGGCGGCTTTGTGCGGGCCGTGCTCCTGAATGGGGCTGAGGTGGTGCCGAACCCGGTCAACACGTCGGCCCTGGCGGTGGTGCGCCTCGAGCTCATGGGTTCCAGCCTGAGCATCCAGGGCGCGGTGGCCAACCTGGCGGGTCCTTTCCGCGACTACACCCGCGATCCGGTGGACGACCCCGCCCTGAACGCCCGCCTGACCAGCGCCGTTCACCTGCACCGAGGGGCCAAGGGACAAAACGGCCCCTTGCTGCAGGCGCTCAAGGTGATGAGCGCACCCGATGGTCGAAGCGCTACCTTTATGGATCGGCTCGAGCTAAGCCTGGACGACCTGAACCGCCTGTACCGGGGAGAGCTTTACTTCGACATTCATACCGCAGCTTTCCGGGCGGGCGAGCTACGTGGGCAGATTCAAATAAACCCCACCTGA
- a CDS encoding ferritin-like domain-containing protein yields MEKQPQNLARRKFVKVLTAAGLSTALAHSLVGQALAQSQGVSDLDVLNLALTAEYLATDAYTRALTVNFPGEIRDYLSEALKHEEAHVKALTDTIRGPFNAMPVARPQFAYGDLQFNTANRLKVLETLVALETAFTGAYLGAIPLIQNKAVLSAAASIAMNEEAHLAILRDSVLSLGGRVEGTQTPVGRAFAVAITPQQATQAVQGFVRK; encoded by the coding sequence ATGGAAAAGCAACCCCAAAACCTGGCCCGCAGGAAGTTCGTTAAGGTCTTGACCGCCGCCGGTCTCTCCACGGCCCTGGCTCACAGCCTGGTAGGACAGGCCTTGGCCCAGTCGCAGGGCGTGAGCGATCTGGACGTGCTCAACCTGGCCCTGACCGCCGAGTACCTGGCTACCGACGCCTACACCCGGGCCCTGACGGTGAACTTTCCGGGTGAGATTCGGGACTACCTGTCCGAGGCCCTGAAGCACGAGGAAGCGCACGTCAAGGCCCTGACCGATACCATCCGGGGGCCCTTCAATGCCATGCCGGTGGCCCGCCCACAGTTTGCCTACGGCGACCTGCAGTTCAACACCGCCAACCGGCTCAAGGTGCTGGAGACCCTGGTGGCCCTCGAGACCGCCTTTACCGGGGCCTATCTGGGGGCCATCCCCCTGATTCAAAACAAAGCCGTGCTCTCGGCAGCGGCCAGCATCGCCATGAACGAGGAAGCCCACCTGGCCATCCTGCGCGACTCGGTGCTGAGCCTGGGTGGGCGGGTAGAAGGCACCCAGACCCCGGTGGGTCGGGCCTTTGCCGTCGCCATCACCCCTCAGCAGGCTACCCAGGCTGTGCAAGGTTTTGTCCGCAAGTAA